A window of Fibrobacter sp. UWT2 genomic DNA:
TGCCGCGGCGCTCGTGCACAACGATAGCCTGTTTATTTTTGCGGGCCACGACGAGCAGGGCGCTCAGGGGAATAACAACAAGTTCTTCTTGATGAATGACTGGCACGTGCTGGTGACCGACGACATGGAAAACTACCATGACTACGGTGCGGTACTTTCGTGGCGGACCTTCGAGTGGGCGAGCGGCAACGCCTTCGCGGGCCATTGCGAATACCGTAACGGCAAGTTCTACTGGTACGTGGCGGTGCATCATAAGACCATCAAACAAGACGAAGGCTTTGCGATTGGCGTCGCGGTGGCCGATCACCCCTCGGGCCCGTGGAAAGATGCCATTGGCAAGGCGCTCGTGACCGACGATACCCAGAACGATGTCGCGCTGAATATCGACCCCGCAATTTTCTACGACGGGAACGATATCTGGATGTATTGGGGCTCGTGGAATGCGGGCCGTCGCGTGAAACTCAAGGAAAATATGATTGAGCTCGCGAGTACGCCCGAAGACATCAAGATCAAGGATTTCTTCGAAGCTCCCTGGATGCACAAGTACCGCGGCAACTACTACTTCAGTTACGCCTCGGGTTACCCTTCTACGACAAACTATTCTATGGCCACGAGCCTGAATGGCCCGTGGACGCAGAAGGGTGTGCTGAATGACAAACTCGACAATTCCGAGACGAATCACCAGGCGATTTTTAAGTATCTCGGGCATTGGTATTTTATGTATCACGGCGCGAATGCTCCGGGTGGCTGGACTTATCGCCGTTCCGTGAATATCGATTACCTGTACTACGACGAGAATGCGAATATCCAGAAAATCAAGCGCACTACCACGGGTGTAGACAAAGTAAATAACGCGCTCGTGGAAAACGGCACGTACCGTCTGACCGTTTCGCACAGCAACCTGTCGTTTGTCGAAGAGAACGGAATCGTGGTGCAGCGCCCCGAAAGCGAAAAGGATGCGAACCAATTCTGGACCGTGGAACGCAGCGCGGAAAATGCCCGCCATTACACGCTCAAGAATTACGGTACCGGCCGCTACTATTGCCCGCCCAAGACGCTGCTCGATACCGTCAAGACATCGACGACCGCCTGCGAAATCCGCATCGAGAACGCCTCTGCCGCGAAGGGCTACTACCTGTATGGCGATTACGACAGCGACCTTGTGGGCGACGTGCTGAATGTCTCGAAGGACACTGGCATGCCCGTGATTACCTGGGTGCGCACCGGTGCGGACAACCAGAAGGTGAAACTCGCGAAGGCGACCCCGCCGGCCGTTGAACCGGAATCGTCTTCTAGCATCAAGGAATCTTCCAGCAGCGAAGTCGCGCCCGAAAGTTCCAGCAGTGGAACTACCGCGATTGCTCCGCGCGCAGCTCGCCAGGGAATGCAGGTGCCTGCTCGCAAGGGTTACCGTGACCTCAAGGGCCGCAGTTTTGACAGGCGGATTCCGTATCGGGTGATGTTCTAGCGGAATTAACTTATTCTAAAAACAGGAGTGTTTGGATGTATGGATTGGGAAACGCCCTA
This region includes:
- a CDS encoding glycoside hydrolase family 43 protein; its protein translation is MHKISSIALLLAATCFAANPLTTKFYSADAAALVHNDSLFIFAGHDEQGAQGNNNKFFLMNDWHVLVTDDMENYHDYGAVLSWRTFEWASGNAFAGHCEYRNGKFYWYVAVHHKTIKQDEGFAIGVAVADHPSGPWKDAIGKALVTDDTQNDVALNIDPAIFYDGNDIWMYWGSWNAGRRVKLKENMIELASTPEDIKIKDFFEAPWMHKYRGNYYFSYASGYPSTTNYSMATSLNGPWTQKGVLNDKLDNSETNHQAIFKYLGHWYFMYHGANAPGGWTYRRSVNIDYLYYDENANIQKIKRTTTGVDKVNNALVENGTYRLTVSHSNLSFVEENGIVVQRPESEKDANQFWTVERSAENARHYTLKNYGTGRYYCPPKTLLDTVKTSTTACEIRIENASAAKGYYLYGDYDSDLVGDVLNVSKDTGMPVITWVRTGADNQKVKLAKATPPAVEPESSSSIKESSSSEVAPESSSSGTTAIAPRAARQGMQVPARKGYRDLKGRSFDRRIPYRVMF